One stretch of Mycolicibacterium fallax DNA includes these proteins:
- a CDS encoding FxsA family protein — protein MIRRFLAAYLLIELAAVIGLIWWIGFGPTLLVLIAAMLIGLLVAGTQLRRQLARLMSGEFGRTAATGGPAGAVTDSALIALGTVLVSVPGLVSSLLGMAMLVSPTRAALRPAATALAARSLTKRVVFADIGARGFGAGRADYIEGEVIETVWLGDEQPSSGPTGQLPGRVIPPAQ, from the coding sequence ATGATCCGTCGGTTTCTCGCCGCCTACCTGCTCATCGAGCTGGCCGCTGTCATCGGCCTGATCTGGTGGATCGGCTTCGGTCCCACCCTGCTGGTGCTGATCGCGGCGATGCTGATCGGGCTGCTGGTCGCGGGCACGCAGCTGCGTCGCCAGCTCGCCCGGCTGATGTCGGGGGAGTTCGGCCGCACCGCGGCCACCGGCGGCCCGGCCGGCGCGGTCACCGACAGCGCGCTGATCGCCCTGGGCACCGTGCTGGTCTCGGTTCCCGGCCTGGTCAGCAGCCTGTTGGGGATGGCGATGCTGGTGTCGCCGACCCGTGCCGCGCTGCGCCCGGCGGCTACCGCACTGGCCGCCCGCAGCCTCACCAAGCGGGTGGTGTTCGCCGACATCGGCGCCCGCGGATTCGGTGCCGGCCGCGCGGACTACATCGAGGGCGAGGTCATCGAGACGGTCTGGCTGGGTGACGAGCAGCCGTCCAGCGGTCCGACCGGGCAACTCCCGGGACGGGTGATCCCACCGGCACAGTAG
- a CDS encoding PPOX class F420-dependent oxidoreductase → MALTFADVAGAKYLLLTTFTKDGRPKPTAIWAAPDGDALIVITEESSWKVKRIRNTPRVTIAVCDARGNPKSEAVEALASINKDRVKDAYDAIGRRYGLVGKVFNFFSKLRSGEQRNVALEIRRVP, encoded by the coding sequence ATGGCCCTCACCTTCGCCGATGTCGCCGGCGCGAAGTACCTCCTGCTGACCACCTTCACCAAGGACGGCCGGCCCAAGCCGACCGCGATCTGGGCCGCGCCCGACGGCGACGCACTGATCGTCATCACCGAGGAGAGCTCCTGGAAGGTCAAGCGGATCCGGAACACCCCCCGGGTCACCATCGCGGTCTGCGACGCCCGGGGAAACCCCAAGAGCGAGGCCGTCGAGGCGCTGGCATCGATCAACAAGGACCGGGTCAAGGACGCCTACGACGCGATCGGCCGGCGCTACGGGTTGGTCGGCAAGGTGTTCAACTTCTTCTCCAAGCTGCGCAGCGGCGAGCAGCGCAATGTCGCGTTGGAGATCAGGCGAGTCCCGTGA
- a CDS encoding type II toxin-antitoxin system Phd/YefM family antitoxin, translating into MGEVSIRTLNQETSKVLARVKSGEEITLTERGVVVARITPATASPLAALISAERVRPASRTGAAPRPTIPAHDGVDSADVLSRMRDDERY; encoded by the coding sequence GTGGGTGAAGTATCAATCCGGACGCTCAACCAGGAGACCTCCAAGGTGCTCGCCCGCGTCAAAAGCGGCGAGGAGATCACCCTCACCGAACGCGGCGTGGTCGTCGCGCGGATCACCCCGGCCACAGCCAGCCCGCTGGCCGCCCTGATCAGCGCGGAAAGGGTCCGGCCGGCCAGCCGAACCGGCGCGGCCCCGCGACCCACCATCCCGGCGCACGACGGTGTCGACTCCGCGGACGTGCTGAGCCGGATGCGCGACGACGAGCGCTACTGA
- a CDS encoding type II toxin-antitoxin system VapC family toxin: MIYLDTSALVKLIRLESESTALADWLDARTESRWITSTLTEIELPRAIRAIAPEGLASVPGVLARLDRFEIDDVVRATAAAYSDPTLRSLDAIHLATAQIATAAAPLIAFVSYDRRLGDAAAAAGLVVAAPTAGKRR, from the coding sequence ATGATCTACCTGGACACCTCGGCCCTGGTGAAACTCATTCGCCTCGAATCCGAGTCCACCGCACTCGCCGACTGGCTCGACGCCCGGACCGAGTCCCGGTGGATCACCTCGACCCTGACCGAGATCGAACTGCCCCGGGCGATCCGCGCCATCGCCCCCGAGGGCCTGGCGTCGGTGCCCGGCGTGCTGGCCCGGCTCGATCGCTTCGAGATCGACGACGTCGTCCGCGCGACCGCGGCCGCATATTCGGACCCGACGCTCCGTTCGCTGGATGCGATACACCTGGCGACCGCCCAGATCGCCACCGCGGCGGCCCCGTTGATCGCATTTGTCAGCTACGACCGCCGGCTCGGCGACGCCGCTGCGGCGGCCGGCCTGGTGGTCGCTGCGCCGACAGCGGGCAAACGCCGCTGA